The genome window CAAAGGTACTGGACCGTCATAAAAGCTTAATTCATGTGTCTAATGTGGACCATCAGCCACATCTAAACCACCAGCTGTCCTTCTCTGCCCACTTTGGTAGCCTAACACCTGCAGGCACCTTTTTGCCCCTTTTTGCTGATATGATGCCAGTGCCCAATCGAAAACCAGTTTTAAAGATTTGCACCAGTGTGACACTAGAAAACTGTTGGGCTACCTCATTAAATTCATCAGTGACCGATAGATGTAACCAGTGAATTCTGTTTGAGTTTCTCAGACTTCTGCTGGGAACATTGCATCATAATACATTTTCAGGCCCGTCAAAATGTGGCCTGGTTCTCAAAAGGCACCCTGGCAGAACCGGTTCGGCTCCAGCTTAGGTGTGCTTACATTTTGCAGTTGAACTGGATTCAAAAAGTTTGAAAGAAGTCACAAATACAGATCAGACACATTCAAGATAAAATAGTCTTGATTTCACAAACTGATCTAGCTGCCGATTGTTTTGCATCTGACTCTATTCACGCAGAGAGTGTGGAGGGACTTATCAGATGGCTCTTGCTCCTTCTTGTAAAACATCAACTTTAAAAGCAAACTGATGATTGGTGTTATTCACCTTCATTTCTCAGATTTGTGCATAATGCAAGAATGACATCATTCCAAATCACCCAATAGAAATCAAAGCTAAAGAAGGGAGGAACCTGTGTAAGTGCTCAGAGTACACCTGAGTGACCCGGCTGCTGACCTGCTGGATTAGTTAAAATAGCAGTGATCAGTCTGGCACAGAGGTGGGTAGTTGTTGCGAGGATACACTCTGACCCAGATTACACACAGAGTCTTGTAGCAGAAACAATAATGGACTGAGATCTAATGCTAGAATCAAATTGGCATCAGGTCTGATTGACGGTTTTCTTTGTAAAAATTGAAGGTTTTATATGATGACTCCAGAGCTGGTTCAGATCGATGTGCTGGATCAGGAAACAACAACAAGGTTAAAGCTACAGCTCATCCTCTTTTTAATCTGGAATTACAGAAAATATGTATCGTTAcaataaaaacttaaaataataaagaggGAGTGGAACCAATCCGATTGATGTTAATGATTCATTTGTTGCCTAATAATGACCACTGAGAAAACTACACAAAGGTCATCAGCCAGGGTTTAGTGGACAGCGGGAGAGATGTCAAACATTGTCTTGAACCACATATACAACCACCTGCTGTGCCACCTGTCAAAGGACAACTGAGCAACTCCACCTGTATAAAGAAATCCTGAGATGGTGttaagagcagcagagaggtgTGACCCTGCAGGCTGACCACAGCCTGTTTTAAACAATGAAAGGAGCACAGgtggaaaaaataacaaagaaaccattttagaaaaactgttttacattttgatgaataattaaaaaacacatgAGGCCAAAAAAAAGGCCCAGATTGAACTTTTCTATATCAAGGCCTCAATGTTTTTCCAGGCTGCCGTTCTCCAGTTTTTGTGAATTCTAgcctcagttttcttttcttttctgaaaggagtggcacccagtgtgCTTTTCCTCTGATGGCCCATCTGCTTTAAGGTTTGATGTGTTCTTCAGTCACAGATGCGCTGCTGCATGCCTCGGTTGTAATAAAtggttatttgagttgctgTTGGCTTCCTATCAGAACGAAGCAGTCCATTCATTCCCTTTTAACATCAGCAAAGCATAGAAAACTATTTCCCACtgaacattttctctttttcagatcaTTCTCCGCAAACTCGAGATATGGTTGCCATTCCAGGTTCAAAGTCATGTAAAGCACCTTTCTTTCTCACTGTGATGCCTGGTTGTGTTGAGTTGCtaccatgtgattggctaattagATATTTGCTTTAAGGAGCAGCAGAAcaggtatacctaataaagtgccTGGTGAGTGTAGTTGCTTCCTCATTcatgatttaaaaaagtaaaataccaGGTTAATCAGTCTTGCTTAATGCTAACTATTTTAGTTAGCCGATCAATAGCTGTTATCTATGTAGACCTTCCATGATTTATTGATTAGTTTTAAATAACACGTCTAAATATGCAATAtgtaagaatatatatatatttgaagaTTAATGATTAATAGTCAAAAGCTCTCAGATTAAGGTTTTACAGCTCAGCCACGAGCCTTTAATCTTTAAATCTTATTCCTTACTGATGCTGTAAAGCAGTGGTCAGAATATATGAGCAGAAAGTACAAGACAGCTACCAACAAATTAAAGTTTTGAAGTTGCATTTAGattctttacattttctgtagATTTACAGTTTCACAGGCTTGTACTGCTTAACATGATTTGTTTGACTATTACAGGTACTGATGAGATATTTCATGCACAAGAGGATAGAACATTGCTGCTCTACATTAAGCGCTCTTAAGTGTCCTACAGTCAGGACCTCTGCTAAAAAATTCTACTATATTAGTGTGGTACCAGTACTTAAGTAAAATACATACATGTGCTGCTTCTACTCATGAGTATGTTTAACTTCTCGGTCTGTTTGCCATCACTGTACACAGGCTAATAAATCTGCACAAATTTTCTGCTCAATGATTTTGTAATTTTAGTTTCTCTTTTGGTAAAAATATGTGTATGTTTAGTAGTCATTTCACATTATTTAACAGCCGGTATGTACAATACAAGCATGCATTTACTCTGGgcagtgactttgtttctttaaaGCTGCAGCCTGATTTCTGAATAATCTGCTAAAATTGTCCAGCTATGGATAATCTAATCTAAATGAGCCAAGAGCACGTGGATCTCTGTATGGGCACTCTCAAGATCAAAATCCTCTCAGAGaatggaaaataaaatgcagcaCATACTGAATGTATTTAAATGTACATCAGGTCAGAGAATCAGACAATAGAGCGATCAAATCCCCTTCACTCAAAGAGCCTCTTCAGCCAAAAACAAGGTTTAGCTGCTCTCTTTTGCTGGGTCAGGGCACTGGGCTGTGGATTGTGGGATTGCACTGTTTGCATAATCATACAATCACAAGCACACAGACCCCGAGGATGAAGGATGGGGTGGCTTGCAGCCAGAGAAGACTTTACAGCTTCTCAATCCTTTACCATCAACAGCTGCACACTGTGAAATGCAATAAACAGCTGCTGATGCACACACTCAAAAGACACGGGGCAACGTAATCATCCTATTGGGGTCGAGTTTAAGGCAAGTATCACCAGGCGAAAGCAGACACTGAATGATTTTGTAAACATCTGCCATATGTTTAATGGCTTACTGGAGAGAAAATAACAGTTAAATCACCACATACGGCTGGCGTGATTCTACACATTAGTTGTACtaaaacacagattaaaaacaaagaaacaatctGAAATAGATGAAACGGAGGTGCCTGAGTCTCCTCTGGCTTTTAGCCTCAACTAGGAATTACTAACAGACTTCTGCTGGATGAGCTGGAGCTCGTTAGTGTGTCAGAGATATAATAAGTAAGCTGGCAGGTAGAAGGAACAAAGAGGATTAAACAAACAAGAGTCAGGATAAAATCTCTGTGAGCAAGAGGCAGAAAACAAAGGCATGATTGCTGGTTTGTATTAAGAGGTGTTGTGAGGTCACTGGAAGCAAGTGAGGTGGGTGACTGCTGACCATCGACTGATAGACTTGAATTAAAGCATTAGTGGAGGTGTCttaaacattttgttcttttaatgGTCGACTCTGGCTGCAAAAGGGTATGAAGGGAAAAACAGACCTTCTGCTCACTTTAATTTATTATCCTGTGATCATGTTCCAGAtaaattttttgtcccagtcacTTGATTCAAGTCTCTTGATACAACATGATGTTAATTTTTTACATTACTGGCCCCATCAGTGAGCAGACTGGCAGCAAAACAGGGTAACAGTGACTGTGgccatctttcatatacagtctatggtatAGACTGAAAGGGATGAAAGATTAAATAAGCCGAAAtaaaaacaggatataaataatgaaatatttagGATGTGCAGGAAGGAAGGTTGAACAAATGTGTATAACGTGAGATGATTCTGTTTGctaaacagaaaacagacacgTATAACatactgaatttttttttttaaataactggtGAAAATTTATTAATTTCACTCCATGTGACCACAGACTGTATAGAAAAGATGGACATGCACACCGTGATGTCACACACCGTGATGTCACTTATTGGCTCTAGAAACCACTTTGGTTTTGGTTGTCACCATGCTTTATTTTGGTAGCCAGAAGTGACCAGCATGACATACATGTTAACAGGTTTATTTAGAGACAGGCATCAATAAAACTACACATTTGTGACACTAATACCTGTTAATCAGTGTTGGACAGACTGTGGCACACAGTGGCACTGTATTATTTGTCAtataatttcattaaaaatgctccaaatgcTCAGTTTTTAGCACTTGTGCATTGCCTTCATTTTTACCACTCGTATttgatgcagaaaaaaaagagtctgtTACCATCAACGGCAAAGAAAAAGAGTaatagaaactgaaaataaacaaagcatGACCATCGGTTTGGAAATTCAAGTAATAGAGAGAGCGCCAGGATTAAATGTGGTCCATTCAATCAGCATTACTTTTGCTAGATCAGTACTTAAACAACTTCCATACTTATTATcaaataaaaatctgtgtatttTAATTAATGGAGCTGAAAAAAACTGTTCCCACTTTAAAGAAACCAGGGGCttttaaatgtgaataaaatgaTTCTGCTGAAAATGACTCCTGTCTTACTGCTGATGGCATCTCAAAGAAACATTATATGTCATTAGACAGTGTCATCATGCTTTATTGTAGTAATTGGGGACTTTGTTTGGCCACAAAGAACTCTTGCAAGCTCTGCACATCACCAAAGTGTTCCAGCCTGTTTTAGGTCCTGATTTTGGTTTGATAATGGCATGCTAACTCTTTGCTCAAGGCTCATTGTCTCCAGATTAAGCAGGTATCTCATTCTCAGGCTTTGGTGGAGCTAAAAGTGGGGCTTAGTTTAATCACAtggacacacgcacacacacacacattagtacAAAAGGATGATAATGTTACTCTGTGTGTGCTAGATGTGAAAGTAGGTATCTGTTTACAGGAAAAGTTGCCGAGCTTGTTCCTCTGAgctcaaattaaaaataaataaataaatgctgtaCCATAGCACCACATGAGGTGTAGTGAGTAGAAGGTTGTGGGTGAGCATAGCACAAATCAGAGATTAGACAGTTAGGAGAggtcaaaaacaaacataaagctACTACACctgctctgtttgtgtttgtccacATACCTGTCTGCAGGTTGTTGGTGGAGGCAGGCAGACGCCTGCAgatggaggaagaagaggaggatgcagcaATGTTTCCCTGGTGAAGCCATCGCCGTGGTGACCAGAGTCTGATGCCAGCAtgcgctctctctccctccctgccCATCCTAATCTACTTTAATCTGCCCCATGCCTTTAAACCCCCCTGACAGATGGCAGAATTAGCCAATCACAGGACACAGCAGTGGCGAGCAGTGCCAGGAGCCCCGCCCACAGGTCAAACACACTGTTGTTCCCTCAGTTTATCATTTTCAGGTCAGCTCagtcaaaatatatttaatgtcTGGAGATTAAAGGCAGCAAAATGATGATTACATAAAACAAAGCACTGGTCAGCTGTCCGTCTGTAAATATGTTTGTCGTGTATGAAAGGTGTTCAGATGCACTGTTACAGGGATACCAGTGAATGAAATGTACACAATACAGTTACAATAACAATGCATTACCGGCAGGGAAACAGTGGCTTGTGGATCACATCTGGCCTTTCTGATTTTATTGGATTTGTTGCTGTATGTACCAGATTTAGTTTTATATCAACAGTACTTTAGTAAACAGTGTAGTAAAGTAAAGACAGAATGAAGTTTAAGCCtcttataaataaacaaaaaataggTTTTGTGTTCGACTCATTTGTTGCAGATGCattttatctgtatttttaagattcaacattatttatttatttaaagcatAGAAGCTTAAACTTAATTCTGTCTTTACTTCACTACACCATTTACCAAAGTATCTACAGTATATCTGTATCTACAGTTTATACAGTATTAATAATAAGTGGATGAGTTTCACTGGTGGTCTAGTGTTTAGGATTAAGGCAGGTACATGCACAGGGTTTGTGTGGCAGAAGAGGATGCAAGAGATAGGAAGAGATGCAGGAAGACGATGTGTGGTGGTGATGACTAAATGGGGCAGCTGATACAAGAATATTCACACATTCTATGAAGGAATCAGAAAAAATCGGATATCAGTGAATTGGTGCTAATAAAATgctagaatttcactcaccaaaatCTTTACCTCACAGCAAGTGattttatttgtcagataaCGGCATATAATCCCCCAAACGGGACTAACAAGGTCAAGATGTTCATACTTTTGTGTTATTGCCTGGTGATTATCTTCATGCATCGTTTTTTAAATCAGACTAACCTCTCTAAGGACATTTCCAGCTTTTCCTGGTAAATCTCACACACAGCATTCTTGGTTTTAATCAACAGCCTGATCGTGTCCTGCACTGACCTTCTCGGTCACCTGCTTATCTCAGTAATACAGACACATCATTGTCCTAACTGTTCACATAGAGCTAAATTTTGCTGCTGAGCAGACATTGTGAGTGAAGGTCTTGTCATCAGTGCACCAGAGATGCAAGGATCAGAGGTAGTGACAGTAGaagagtttaaatacctggtgtcaaccatccaaagcaatgAACTGTGCAGAAAAGAGTGGAAGAAGAGAGTGCGACAGAAAGATTGAAAGGGGAGGTTTATAGGATGATAAGAGGCCTGATATTATGTATGCTTTGAAGGTGAAGGTGCTAAGATTTTTGCTGCAAGTTACTTGAATAATCCGGATTAGAAATAAGTTTATCAGAGGGATACCTCAGATGGACATTTAGAGGAGGGGTAGTGGGTATATTGGACAAAAGTGGGAAAAGAAAGACCACAGTGAAGATTCAGGTTTTGCTTTAATTTGTCACATGTGTGAACTACATGCTCTGTCCGCTAGAGGGCACTAACAAGACACCCATTAGCCGTTAATTGCAGGTTTAGATATCCAATTATTTGGTTTCGCTctaatttcagtttttaaataaaaacaatatagtAAATTACTCAGAAACTGAGAAAACGGGAGGGTCGGGAGTGATGAATATGATGAATAATAATAGTGCGACTGACTGAAagggagataaaaaaaaaagtgaagacaAAAATAAGAGAAGGAAATTAGCAGCTCTCAATAATAAAACTACACTGGTTTTACGTATAATTACCAAATTCTAAAATGAGTCCAAATTCTTTGTTTTGCAACAATTAAATGTGAAAACATTGGCGTGAAATGGCATAATTTTAATCAGGCATATATCGTGGCAACGCCCAACCGGGGGCCTCGGTGTAGACATCGCCGCGGTGCATCCTGGTTCCTTCCTTTCCATCCCAGGCTCGCTCAGCAATCATGGGTACGTCTGAAAGTTAATCTCAAATACCCCAAAAATGTGACTTCTGTGGGGGGTTTTCACAACAGTGCCGCGTATAAAGGTCTTACGAACAGATTTAAACTCGTTTGTGTCGGTAAAACTCTccagattatttaaaaaaatctgtttttatgcTGCTTTGAAACCGCAACGTGGAGCGGCCATAACATGTCTGAGCTGCTAGCGGCGTGTTAGCGGCATTAGCTCAGCACACCAAAGGTTCCCGTTACAGTTTAAGCTACCTGtcccttatttttgttttgtacttGAATCGAAGATTTGCAAATGCCGTTAAAGTGATACCCGGTGGGGGTTAAGTGTCATTTTGAAAGCCGGAGGTTGTCTTTGTGAGAGCACCGAGCTTTAGCCGTTCTCTGCAGTTTTAGCCCAGCGCTTATCCAGCTCTCACTAATTTTGATATGTTGGCAAAATTCTGTTAAGTAAAACTTAACTGAAGCCCTGTCCTCACACTCATGGGAAGGATGCCTGACAAATCAGATTTCTGTTGAATAGGGACTGATAGTGAAATGTTTCTGCCCTGCGAACAGCGGGCTGAACAGTTTTTTATGTACCCACCGAAGAGAAGCATCCGTGttcctttttgtctttctcGTTAAGGAGTCCGTTTAATTGATCTACAGCATCACTGTGTTtgatctttctcttttttccccacaaagaCACTTGTTGTATATTAAAGAGGTGGTTTGATGTTTATTAGAACAGCTTTCTGGGTTTACAACGGTGGCCCTAGTAAGTTGTGATGAAGGGGTGTCTAGACTTTGGCTGCAATCTGTCCCTGGGCCAGACTTTTGACGTGCCTGCTGTATAGGCTCATCCTCATTAACTGATGCACAAATGGGGATATTCTTAAGTTACCCCTAGTAGGTGTCCAAGGGGGAAAGAGTTAAGCATGACTCGGGAAGGTCTGAAGTACCATCTTAATGGTCGTACCCGAGTGTGCTGACtttggcttttttcttctttttttgccctCTTTCAGGAAAGTGTCGTGGTCTGCGTACTGCCAGAAAGCTCCGCAATCACCGGCGTGAGCAGAAATGGCACGACAAACAGTACAAGAAGGCCCACCTGGGCACTGCCCTGAAGGCTAACCCCTTCGGAGGAGCCTCTCACGCCAAGGGGATCGTACTTGAGAAAGTGTAAGTATCACAACAGCAGCTAACACTTGTAATTTAGGAAGATATAAAGTAGTTTTTGGTCTTTTGAGTTCCTCTTTATTAAATCCATAATCAAGGGTGTTTGGGTTTAAGTTAAAGAGCTTTGTACTTTTCCTCTCTGTAGTGGTGTGGAGGCCAAGCAGCCCAACTCTGCCATTAGGAAGTGTGTGAGAGTTCAGCTCATCAAGAACGGCAAGAAGATCACCGCCTTCGTCCCCAATGACGGTTGCCTCAACTTCATCGAGGTAAACGGCAGTGGCGAGTTTATTCTTTAGAGGATTGTTTATGTAGATTCTACAACAGAAACATCGAGCCACCGTGTCCGCAATAGTCCAGTTTATGTGGACTTAAGTGTCTGTGTCTATGAAATGTCTAAGTTGCAGTAAACTACGGATTTTAACTCATTGTAATTTTCTTTTGGGCCCTTAAAAGTTCTTAAATGTATAATTTAGCTCTGTTCTCAATTTTCGCTCTTCTAACCTCTTTTGTTTCTATTTCTTGACCTGCAGGAGAACGACGAGGTTCTGGTGGCAGGTTTCGGACGTAAGGGTCACGCCGTCGGTGACATTCCCGGAGTTCGTTTCAAGGTGGTCAAAGTGGCCAACGTGTCTCTGCTGGCACTCTACAAAGGCAAGAAGGAGAGACCAAGATCATAAACAgtcaacaaataaaataaaacaaacacattttcaattacagcctgtttgctttgtgttttcatttcactgtgtttttaaGGCACAGTGAGTTAAACTGATGTTTTTGTTACTGTTAAGCAGTGAATCATGCAAACAGTTTTTGCTTGAATTTCAGGTTAAACTACATCAATATTACCAGAAACTGGCTTACGTTTAACATTTAATTCAGGCCAATAATGTCAGTCTTTTCTGTATATATCCTCAAAATAAGGACTTCAAGTAATTTTGTAAGATCTCATTAATGTGAACAGTAGCAAAAACAAGTTTCACATGAACATATTTTTGCGGTTTGGTCGTCATTTTGCACTCACCCTTTCATGTGAcgtaaataatttaaaatatgtgGGCGACTCAACACACATACAGTCATTAAATACAGGGCTGGGATAATATAAAGGTTCTGACACTGATTTTGAATGTAGACACAGTTATACCTGATCTCAGATCAGAAAGCTGGGTCATAATACTGTGGATCAAAAATAAGTGAAGACATACAGACCTCCCCTTAATGTAAAAAGAACATGTTTTTGGGTTATACTGAGCAAAGTCTTCCAGTGGTTTATCCCCCAAAAGGAGCTTTTGAGttcagcagaagaagaaaaaatctaAAAGTGCTGCACGTTTCACAAAATGATGGCATTTTGTGGCCCAAcctgtgttattattatttttaagttttaaaaaaacaggtttCCAGTTACTTTGGTACTACGAGTGTTACACAATTAATACAAACAAATCAAAGATATTTTAAGAagtgaatttaaaaataaaaactacatttaaaggtacttattcttttaaaaatggtATAAAAGCTGTTTCTATGACTTAATTTCCAAGGAGATAAACTAAAGCTGTATCTGTGCTGTCTGTGGTTTTAGTCTGATACCACTTTGTAACAGCAGATGCTGCAGTGAgtctgtcatttttatttaaggaGGTCATTAAAAACACGTTCATTGATGGTGGTGCCCTGGAGAAATGAAATACCTCTTGAGAGAACGAGCTTCAAGCTAAAACAAATTTTTTTGAAAAGAAATGCCTAACGGTAACAGCTCATAACGTCTCAGTAAACACGGTGAAACGCTGCCCTCTGGTGGAAAAAGTTTGAATTACATTTTGCactgattaaaataaataaaagtcacaTCATGACACCAAGTCGTTTAAACTTCATGGATAACAAGTTGGATCCAGAAACCATTTTGAATCCATGACCACCGCTCTCTCCTTGTCCCTCCTGACTGCTTTGTCTAGTTTTGCTTTATGCTTGCGTCCTTGGCACTAATAGTGTGAGGTGGTGCCTGCAGGCTAGTCCAGCTCCTCCAGTGCCATCAGAAGGTTTACTCTGTCTTCCAGCTGAGTTTTAAGAGTGTGGAGGAGTTACAAGGAGAGCCGGACAGGGCCATAGAAGGTCATCAGCCCAGCAGTGGGACcggtatctgctcctttgtgccaGGTCCGAAAGCAGGAGCACTGCCAGAGCCCTACAAACTGACCTCCAGCTGACAACCTTTAGTGAGGTCTGTGCTCACAGCTCAGCGTTGTGAAGCTCGCCAGGCAGGTCCACAGCTGGAGTCCTGCCACAGTACCAGATATTTGCTCTAAACAATTTGAAGAACACAGCTTAGaacgttttctttaaaaaaaataaaaaaggcaaatcTGAGGTGTGTGTTGGGCTTTTTTAAACTGGGATACTTTGATAACAAAATTCAGGCAAACTCTGATGATTGTGTcaacagtttcttttttaattctaaATTGTCAACAAAATCAGGCAGACGAGCTGACAATGAGAAGCAGACACCAAACAGACTGGAGGGTGGAGGTGTGTCAGGGTAAACAGCTCTAACCACCCTGCAGTGTCACGCTGTCTGTCTACAGCAGGTAAATATAGTAACTGGTGTCAGATCCCCGTCCTCTCAGCCAGAGTGTTGTAGCTGCACAGAGGAAACATGACAGGCCCTGAGCCTGAGCTTTGCAGGATTGTCACACACGTGAGACGCCTCTGATGCAGATGTGTTAATCTGGTGAGTAAATCGCATGTGTGTATTTGGAGTCATGCTGTATGAACATATATTGTTGAAGGACACAGAAGCTGTGGAGCTTTATCGAGAGAACCCGTGTGGACATAAAGCTCTGGTTTCACagacctcctccttctccttctgcCAGCTTTCAGCAACAACAACTTTGAATCTGCAGGGACTCAGCCAACCCAACACCAAACCACAAGGTAAAGGAAACAGGTGACATCTGATCTGTCAGCTCACAAACCTACAATGAGATGATGGTTTTACTTTAAAGTTTTAAACTGGTCTGGTGAACTCAGGCCTCCTGTCTCCTGAGCATCTTGCTTCACGCTGTAGTACACACTCAGTTCCAGGCTGTTGTTTCAACTCTTGGCTCTCTATGATGTCACAAAGAGCGGGCATCCTTAATATGCTCATCGCAGACACTTCACctgctgtggcttttaaacGTAACATtaatgaggggcagccaatcagtaGAAACTTGGCTTAAAAGTGGGAAGAGCTAAAACAACTTGTTTCGGTCAGGTGATGACTGGAGGGGATGCACTAAGGCCAAGAAAAGGCTAAACAAAGATTATTTTGATCTGTGAGTGGAGTCCAGAAATAACGATGTGTCTGAAAATGAGCATAATGTGTTGAGTAGCACCAATTTTCAGCTCTCAGGTGactcagaaacaaacaaataaaaaggaagGAAATCTGTGTTCCTGAGGACACAGaagattattttgaactttCAAGAACTTCcaggaataaaaacacagaccTGGAACAATCACTCCACAGCACTtcctgctgctttttgttctgaGTATTTTTCTTAGATAAGAACCTTTAATTTTAGACCACATCAGTTTATGACTATAATGTTTTTTCTCCCATATTTTAACACTTTAGTCACTGAAACTCTGAATATTTTTTCTTGGAATATTAGCCTCCACAGCTCcaatattattttcttttgcaaTGACCTCCAAAAGATTCCATTGTATAACGTCATTGAATGTCAGTGCTCTTGGGCTCAGGCATATTTTTGCCttttacaaacaaaaaacaaaaaactgggaCTAATGCAGGGTGAagacaataataaaatataagacATTTAGCTGTGCCTCAGGTGGTAGAGTGGGTCATCTACCAATTGGAAGGTCAGTGGTTCAGTGGTTCCTCCAGCTGTGTACCAAAGTGTCCCTGTATAAGATGCTGAACCCTAAGTTGCCCTGATGCATTAATCAGACAATTAGAAAGCACTCAGGCATAGATAAAAGTGCTGTATGATCGGATGAATGAGCGCTCCAGTAAAAAGTGCATTGAGTGCTCCGCTGAGTAGAAAGGTACTATATAAATACCATAAATTCCATTTAGctcacagacagacaaaagCAGGATTCTCAGAAGACAAAATCAATAATTAAACTGAACATTGAGgccaaacaaaacaagaaaaatgtaaGGGAAAGCTGAGTTAAAACAACTTTTTGTGGAGAAAAACTCCAGATCAGCCACAGCAGTCGTACCATAAAATCACTGAGATTTATCAGTTTCTCCTTGTGCTGCCACATGCTGCATGAATAAGCAAGCATACAGCTGTTGCTAATAAACAGAAAGGTGAGTGTATGTGAAAGGTTAACACTGTGAAAAAGCTTTAGTTTGACAGTAGACAGATGGATGACCTTCAATAAAAGGTCCACAGCTTGAGTCGAATCttgcatgttttaaatgtaaatgatgatttatttatttattttttattattttacaaaatCAAAGAGCAAAGTGTTTGCTTCTAAATTTCTTGCACTGGTTTCACAGATTAAGTAATCTGATTAAGTTCTCAGAAAAGTAAGCTAGATCCAAGGTCTCCTTAGAGCCATGGCCAAAGGCTCGTCTTTGGTGTCTGGAATGACCTGTGTAGGTTTCTTTCCATTAATATGAACATATGACCTCTTTAATTCAGCAGCCCGGTTTCAACATCAGGAAGTAGAAATTGACTAAATTCTGACCCGATTTAAATACGCAGGATTCACCTGGTCTGACCGCGATCATTTATTCTGGCATCATGGAGCTTGATCGGTTCGGCATTCac of Maylandia zebra isolate NMK-2024a linkage group LG5, Mzebra_GT3a, whole genome shotgun sequence contains these proteins:
- the rps23 gene encoding small ribosomal subunit protein uS12, encoding MGKCRGLRTARKLRNHRREQKWHDKQYKKAHLGTALKANPFGGASHAKGIVLEKVGVEAKQPNSAIRKCVRVQLIKNGKKITAFVPNDGCLNFIEENDEVLVAGFGRKGHAVGDIPGVRFKVVKVANVSLLALYKGKKERPRS